From the Francisella frigiditurris genome, one window contains:
- the rpsR gene encoding 30S ribosomal protein S18, whose product MSRRKVCRFKVEGVKEIDYKDVNTLKGYVTETGKIVPSRVTGTSAKYQRQLSTAIKRARFLALLPYCDRHFN is encoded by the coding sequence ATGAGTCGTCGTAAAGTTTGCCGTTTTAAAGTAGAAGGCGTAAAAGAAATTGATTATAAAGATGTTAATACTTTAAAAGGGTATGTAACAGAAACAGGTAAAATTGTTCCAAGTCGTGTAACAGGAACATCTGCTAAATATCAAAGACAATTATCTACAGCTATTAAAAGAGCAAGATTTTTAGCTTTATTACCATATTGTGACCGTCACTTTAATTAA
- the rpsF gene encoding 30S ribosomal protein S6, which yields MKHYEVVIMIHPDQSDQLEAMLSKYRQIIEEKGGKIHRLEDWGRRQLAYPIEKLHKAHYILMNIECSADSLNKLQESLRYNDAILRRLVIATPEAITEPSIMMDANKKEVI from the coding sequence ATGAAACATTATGAAGTTGTAATTATGATTCATCCAGATCAATCTGATCAATTAGAAGCTATGCTTTCTAAATATCGTCAGATAATAGAAGAAAAGGGTGGAAAAATCCATAGACTAGAAGATTGGGGACGTCGTCAATTAGCTTACCCTATAGAAAAGCTTCACAAAGCACACTATATTTTGATGAATATAGAATGTTCTGCTGATTCTTTAAATAAATTGCAAGAATCTTTAAGATATAATGATGCGATTCTTCGTCGTTTAGTTATTGCTACACCTGAAGCTATAACTGAGCCATCTATTATGATGGATGCTAATAAGAAAGAAGTAATCTAA
- the hemF gene encoding oxygen-dependent coproporphyrinogen oxidase — MESKINIVESFLKELQQNIVTALEAEETSSARFIHDKWKKPNISEQKLKGYGNSMIIENGDIIEKGVVAFSKVYGDALPLSATEKRKDLAGKSFIATGVSLVIHPRNPFIPTSHANFRLFVAGADTDKPIWWFGGGFDLTPYYPYEEDIIHWHQTAKNVCDKHNKDLYPEFKKWCDEYFYLKHRDECRGVGGLFFDDFNRFSFDECFEFVKDCANSYIKAYIPIMEKRKNTQYLDKHKEFQLYRRGRYVEFNLVFDRGTIFGLQSGGRTESILSSMPPLASWKYNWHPEENSEEQKIYEYLKPKDWL, encoded by the coding sequence ATGGAAAGTAAAATAAATATAGTTGAATCCTTTCTTAAGGAATTGCAACAAAACATAGTGACTGCTTTAGAAGCTGAAGAAACTTCTTCTGCTAGATTTATTCATGATAAATGGAAAAAACCAAATATTTCTGAGCAAAAATTAAAAGGCTATGGAAATTCTATGATTATAGAAAATGGTGACATCATTGAAAAAGGTGTGGTTGCTTTTTCTAAAGTATATGGAGATGCTCTACCTCTCTCTGCTACAGAAAAAAGAAAAGATTTAGCTGGAAAATCCTTTATCGCTACAGGAGTTTCTCTTGTTATTCACCCTAGAAATCCATTTATTCCAACTTCACATGCAAATTTTAGACTATTTGTAGCTGGTGCTGATACAGATAAGCCGATATGGTGGTTTGGTGGTGGTTTTGATTTAACTCCATACTATCCTTATGAGGAAGATATTATCCACTGGCATCAAACAGCTAAGAATGTTTGTGATAAGCATAATAAAGATCTTTATCCAGAATTTAAAAAATGGTGTGATGAATATTTTTATTTAAAACATCGTGATGAGTGCCGAGGTGTAGGAGGACTTTTTTTTGATGATTTTAATAGATTTTCTTTTGATGAATGTTTTGAGTTTGTAAAGGATTGTGCTAACTCTTATATAAAAGCTTATATACCAATAATGGAAAAAAGAAAAAATACCCAATATTTAGATAAACATAAAGAATTTCAACTATATCGAAGAGGTAGATACGTTGAGTTTAATCTTGTGTTTGATAGAGGAACCATATTTGGATTACAAAGTGGTGGGCGTACAGAATCAATTCTTTCATCTATGCCTCCATTAGCTAGTTGGAAATATAATTGGCATCCAGAGGAAAATTCTGAGGAACAAAAAATATATGAATATTTAAAACCTAAAGATTGGCTATAA
- a CDS encoding phospholipid carrier-dependent glycosyltransferase — MQKNYKDYFSLIFLVVIAFFLYGLPALYAPDETRYAEVARNMLATHNYVVPYINGIVFFHKPALIYWLTAFFMNIFGENTWGARLVNPVLIMICLLFVYYTVKKVLESRILAWLSVIVSITTVLLLFVGRYLNIDTGIAVFLNMTMLCYWVSLKYDDNYFKSSFWLFLAFIFSGIAFMTKGLVAIVFPICIVGLYSLIMLEWKRLLDIRLYLGLIIVAIIGTPWILAVNNKYPDFAYYYIVVQQILRYSTNEQNRQISKLVYVLIFIGIFFPWSAFLPQALKDFFTKEGFKNRKQNSFLWFLFIWGSFIFIFFGISKSFLIGYLAPAIVPFCILIAVYLEKLFKKDFSLMDKISIGLPIFVFLLLPIATVIVLYFSKEFLIPLFFLLLPIFIISIFVSYGAIRAFKRRDLKKIIIYFSLMMFTVGNFGYAAGEYLDKKNNKEFAGDINLIYKEYPNAKVYTSHRFYKVPFYTKKEVVIINDENELSDVSHIPNSGTDQYLMKYSKFIKNWNSSDELNILIVRNKPNLKLKKDYVFSNYKKDINPNKFFILDKTDYATLVASKNIRL, encoded by the coding sequence ATGCAAAAAAATTATAAAGATTATTTTTCTCTTATATTTTTAGTAGTAATAGCTTTTTTTCTATATGGTTTACCGGCTTTATATGCCCCTGATGAAACAAGATATGCCGAAGTAGCTAGAAATATGCTTGCTACACATAATTATGTAGTCCCATATATTAATGGAATAGTTTTTTTCCATAAACCTGCACTTATTTATTGGTTAACAGCTTTTTTTATGAATATCTTTGGTGAGAATACTTGGGGAGCCCGCTTAGTTAATCCAGTATTAATAATGATTTGTCTATTATTTGTTTACTATACGGTAAAAAAGGTTTTAGAATCTAGAATTTTAGCTTGGCTATCTGTAATAGTTAGTATTACTACAGTTCTATTATTATTTGTAGGTAGGTATTTAAACATAGATACTGGAATAGCAGTCTTTCTTAACATGACCATGTTGTGTTATTGGGTTAGTTTAAAGTATGATGATAACTATTTTAAAAGTTCTTTTTGGCTATTTTTAGCATTTATTTTTTCTGGCATAGCTTTTATGACAAAAGGACTTGTTGCTATAGTTTTTCCTATATGTATAGTTGGATTATATAGTTTAATAATGCTTGAGTGGAAAAGACTTTTAGATATTCGCCTTTATTTAGGGCTTATAATTGTTGCTATTATTGGTACTCCTTGGATCTTAGCTGTAAATAATAAATATCCTGATTTTGCTTATTATTATATAGTTGTTCAACAGATTTTAAGGTACTCAACAAATGAGCAAAATAGACAAATATCAAAATTAGTATATGTCCTTATTTTTATTGGTATCTTTTTTCCATGGTCTGCTTTTTTACCACAAGCTCTAAAAGATTTCTTTACTAAAGAAGGGTTTAAGAATAGAAAACAAAACTCTTTTTTATGGTTTTTATTTATTTGGGGATCTTTCATTTTTATTTTTTTTGGAATCTCTAAATCATTTTTAATAGGTTATTTAGCTCCAGCTATAGTACCTTTTTGTATACTTATAGCAGTGTATCTAGAAAAACTCTTTAAAAAAGATTTTTCATTAATGGATAAAATAAGTATTGGGTTGCCAATTTTTGTTTTTCTATTATTACCAATAGCAACTGTAATAGTATTATATTTTTCTAAAGAATTTCTTATACCTTTATTTTTTTTACTACTTCCAATATTCATAATATCTATATTTGTATCATATGGAGCAATCAGAGCTTTTAAGAGAAGGGATCTTAAAAAAATTATAATCTATTTTTCTCTAATGATGTTTACAGTAGGAAATTTTGGATATGCTGCAGGTGAATATTTAGATAAAAAAAATAATAAAGAATTTGCTGGTGATATTAACCTTATTTATAAAGAGTATCCAAATGCTAAAGTTTATACTAGTCATAGATTCTATAAAGTTCCTTTCTATACAAAAAAAGAAGTAGTAATAATAAATGATGAAAATGAATTATCAGATGTGTCACATATTCCTAATTCAGGAACTGACCAATATCTAATGAAATATTCAAAATTTATAAAAAATTGGAATAGTTCAGATGAGCTTAATATATTAATAGTAAGAAATAAACCTAACTTAAAACTTAAAAAAGATTACGTTTTTAGTAACTATAAAAAAGATATAAATCCAAATAAATTCTTCATTCTTGATAAAACAGATTATGCAACTTTAGTTGCTAGTAAAAATATAAGATTATAG
- the dcd gene encoding dCTP deaminase: protein MAIKSDKWIKKMSQEHKMIEPFEAGQVKVANGEKIVSYGTSSYGYDVRCADEFKIFTNINSSIVDPKHFDDKNFVDFKGDVCIIPPNSFALARTVERFKIPRDTLVVCLGKSTYARCGIIVNVTPLEPEWEGYVTLEFSNTTPLPARIYANEGVAQMLFFQSDEECETSYADKGGKYQGQVGVTLPKC, encoded by the coding sequence ATGGCTATTAAATCTGATAAGTGGATAAAGAAAATGTCTCAAGAACATAAGATGATTGAGCCTTTTGAAGCAGGGCAAGTTAAAGTAGCAAATGGTGAAAAGATAGTTTCTTATGGTACATCTAGTTATGGATATGATGTTAGATGTGCTGATGAATTCAAAATATTTACTAATATTAACTCTTCTATAGTTGACCCAAAACATTTCGATGATAAAAATTTTGTAGACTTTAAAGGAGATGTTTGTATTATTCCGCCGAATTCATTTGCTTTAGCTCGTACTGTTGAAAGATTTAAAATCCCAAGAGATACCTTGGTTGTTTGTTTAGGGAAATCTACTTATGCAAGATGTGGAATTATTGTAAATGTAACCCCTCTTGAACCAGAGTGGGAAGGTTATGTAACTTTAGAATTCTCAAATACAACACCTCTTCCGGCAAGAATATATGCAAATGAAGGAGTAGCACAAATGCTGTTTTTCCAATCAGATGAAGAATGTGAAACTTCATATGCAGACAAAGGAGGAAAATACCAAGGTCAAGTTGGAGTAACACTTCCTAAATGTTAA
- a CDS encoding Mrp/NBP35 family ATP-binding protein, producing MKKIDKVFKRKVQEGQKLLPNIKNIILVASGKGGVGKSTVTTNLASVFSKMGAKVGILDADIYGPSQPTLLGLKDNPKTTDKKKIIPLENYGIKMISIGNLIDSDSAIIWRGPIVSRALMQLLNDTDWGELDYLFLDLPPGTGDIQLTISKNIPVTGVVIVTTPQDLSLIDAKRAIAMFNKVNIKTLGIVENMSYYICPKCGNSEHIFGEDGAFSLCGKYNVEFLGSLPLHKDIRLNADNGKPYVTLDKNDTINDSYVSVAENLLNEIDKLPKASSLDSIGIKLEN from the coding sequence ATGAAAAAAATAGACAAAGTCTTTAAAAGAAAAGTCCAAGAAGGGCAAAAACTTCTACCAAATATTAAAAATATAATATTAGTTGCATCTGGGAAAGGTGGTGTTGGTAAATCAACAGTAACTACTAATTTAGCATCAGTTTTTTCTAAAATGGGAGCTAAAGTAGGAATATTAGACGCTGATATATATGGGCCAAGTCAACCGACCTTATTAGGATTAAAAGACAACCCCAAAACTACAGATAAGAAAAAGATTATTCCTTTAGAAAATTATGGAATAAAAATGATTTCCATAGGTAATCTTATAGATTCTGATTCAGCTATAATTTGGAGAGGACCTATTGTATCAAGAGCATTGATGCAATTGTTAAATGATACAGATTGGGGCGAGTTAGATTATTTATTCTTAGATCTACCTCCTGGAACTGGAGATATACAATTAACTATATCAAAAAATATTCCTGTTACTGGAGTTGTTATTGTTACTACTCCTCAAGATTTATCTTTAATTGATGCAAAAAGAGCTATAGCTATGTTTAATAAAGTTAATATCAAAACTTTAGGTATCGTTGAAAATATGAGCTATTATATTTGTCCTAAATGTGGAAATAGTGAGCATATTTTTGGTGAGGACGGAGCTTTCTCTTTATGCGGAAAATACAATGTGGAGTTTTTAGGTAGCTTACCACTTCATAAAGATATAAGGTTAAATGCTGATAATGGCAAACCATATGTAACTCTTGACAAAAATGACACTATAAATGATAGTTATGTTTCAGTTGCAGAGAATTTATTAAATGAAATAGATAAATTACCTAAAGCGAGTAGTTTAGATTCAATTGGTATTAAATTAGAAAATTAA
- a CDS encoding ATP-binding cassette domain-containing protein, translating into MLYKEIKSIIRIPRGTVYILIVYSILLGILSLTIPISVQTLVNTVGTTLSARPLISITVILFILLVTSFLIKLLQIYLVEHIKRKTFVNLCLKIAKHINLVKLSSFAKQNIVEKVNRTFEIGIIQKAIYVIFIILFDIALQAVFCILILAFYHPLFLVFDIVLIICILLSICLPFKKAYNAAIKESSSKYSTIAWIEEQANCPLFFRQGNGFIGLENVDNHLCGYLENRKEHFKWLAKHYIYIGIIYILINTILLSLGGYLIIQSQLSLGQLIAAELLVNIVLIGLLRVSYYLEDFYNFLVAIIKLSEILDLPQVKILNNKQNSKVELLNKVTKFEIINKDKTIYIFNFNENNIVNYSFNNEIYSALFSQFFDENNDNKEVNFLINDINSYLYESESLLKNIIFVRNIEIFKGNVLDNLLLLDSNIDNLNELNDMLKDFNLESLKTVFYKEIDSQKVKYDFNFNDITLAKITIIRAILQKPKLLILLDLFSIFDDEIQNKIIKCIQKYNIPTIIMK; encoded by the coding sequence ATGCTTTATAAAGAAATTAAATCTATAATACGAATTCCAAGAGGAACAGTATATATATTAATTGTTTACAGTATTCTTTTGGGTATTTTATCTTTAACTATACCAATATCCGTTCAAACTTTAGTTAATACGGTTGGAACAACGCTATCAGCTAGACCCTTAATTAGTATCACCGTTATTTTATTTATTTTATTGGTTACTTCATTTTTAATAAAACTATTACAAATTTATTTAGTCGAACACATTAAACGAAAAACATTTGTTAATCTTTGTTTGAAAATAGCTAAACATATCAATCTTGTTAAATTATCTAGTTTCGCTAAGCAGAATATTGTAGAAAAAGTTAATCGTACTTTTGAAATTGGAATAATACAGAAGGCTATATATGTTATTTTTATAATTTTATTTGATATAGCACTACAAGCGGTTTTTTGTATACTTATTTTAGCTTTTTATCATCCTTTATTTCTTGTTTTTGATATTGTCTTAATAATTTGTATATTATTATCAATTTGTCTACCTTTCAAAAAAGCTTATAATGCTGCAATTAAAGAATCAAGTTCCAAATATAGTACTATTGCATGGATTGAAGAACAGGCAAATTGTCCTCTATTTTTTAGACAAGGAAATGGGTTTATAGGATTAGAGAACGTTGATAATCATCTATGTGGCTATCTTGAAAATAGAAAAGAGCATTTTAAATGGTTAGCTAAACATTATATATATATTGGAATAATATATATATTAATAAATACTATTTTATTAAGTTTAGGTGGTTATTTAATAATACAGTCACAACTTTCTTTAGGGCAACTTATTGCTGCTGAATTACTAGTAAATATAGTTCTAATAGGTTTATTAAGGGTTAGTTATTATTTAGAAGATTTTTATAATTTTTTAGTTGCGATAATTAAGCTATCTGAAATCTTGGATTTACCACAAGTAAAAATTTTAAATAATAAACAAAACTCTAAAGTTGAGCTACTAAATAAAGTAACAAAATTTGAAATAATTAATAAAGATAAAACTATCTATATTTTTAACTTCAATGAAAATAATATAGTAAATTATAGCTTTAATAATGAAATATATAGTGCGTTGTTTTCTCAATTTTTTGATGAAAACAATGATAATAAAGAAGTGAACTTTTTAATTAATGATATTAATAGTTACTTATACGAATCAGAATCTTTGTTAAAGAATATAATTTTTGTCAGAAATATTGAGATATTTAAAGGTAATGTATTAGATAATCTATTACTTTTAGACTCCAATATAGATAATCTTAATGAGTTAAATGATATGTTGAAGGATTTTAACTTAGAATCTCTTAAAACAGTCTTTTATAAAGAAATAGATTCTCAGAAAGTAAAGTATGACTTTAATTTTAATGATATCACTTTAGCAAAAATAACTATAATTAGAGCTATATTACAAAAACCTAAGCTTTTAATTCTATTAGATTTATTTTCTATATTTGATGATGAAATCCAGAATAAAATTATTAAATGTATACAAAAATATAATATACCAACGATTATAATGAAATAA
- a CDS encoding HlyD family secretion protein, whose amino-acid sequence MNFKSQQLLKKNPSFKKVCLWILVTTIIIFVLLTLIPWQQTIDGNGEVTTVSPSDREQRITAPMEGRLGKWYVVEGQKVKKGDPIVEILDLDPDVLSRLEEEKKAIELGISSVELAIKNAENNIDRHDRLKKTGASTQRIYEEAQLELVKYSTDLAKAKVDLAKIKVKIARQDSRLVKAPIDGTIVERRHGEGGITVNPTEFLANIVPDGKSRIVALWVRGMDAPLVSVGDKVMLQFEGWPAVQFSGWPEVAVGTFEGEVSFVSPQTNPVGEVKIFVKPENKRDWPNAELLRLGTKTNGWVLLKNVTLGYELWRRFNGFPININSKELLVNKNTSN is encoded by the coding sequence ATGAATTTTAAATCACAACAATTATTAAAGAAAAATCCTAGTTTTAAAAAAGTTTGTTTATGGATTTTAGTAACTACTATCATAATATTTGTTTTATTAACATTGATTCCTTGGCAGCAAACAATAGATGGTAATGGAGAAGTAACTACAGTATCTCCCTCAGATAGAGAACAAAGGATAACCGCACCAATGGAAGGTCGACTAGGTAAGTGGTATGTAGTTGAAGGACAGAAAGTAAAAAAAGGTGATCCAATAGTTGAAATATTAGATTTAGATCCTGATGTTTTATCTCGATTAGAAGAAGAAAAAAAAGCTATTGAGCTTGGTATTAGTTCTGTAGAGTTAGCTATAAAAAATGCTGAAAATAATATCGACAGACATGATCGCTTAAAAAAAACAGGTGCCAGTACACAAAGGATTTATGAAGAAGCTCAACTAGAGTTAGTAAAATATAGTACAGATCTAGCAAAGGCAAAAGTTGATTTAGCAAAGATTAAAGTAAAAATTGCTAGACAAGATAGTAGATTAGTTAAGGCTCCAATAGATGGAACTATTGTTGAAAGAAGACATGGTGAAGGTGGTATTACAGTTAATCCAACTGAGTTTTTAGCTAATATTGTTCCTGATGGCAAATCAAGAATTGTTGCCCTATGGGTAAGAGGTATGGATGCTCCTTTAGTTAGTGTCGGAGATAAAGTAATGCTTCAGTTTGAGGGTTGGCCTGCTGTTCAGTTCAGTGGTTGGCCAGAAGTTGCTGTAGGGACTTTTGAAGGAGAAGTTTCATTTGTTTCTCCACAAACAAATCCTGTTGGTGAAGTTAAAATTTTCGTTAAACCTGAAAACAAAAGAGATTGGCCAAATGCAGAGCTTTTAAGATTGGGCACAAAAACTAATGGATGGGTATTATTGAAAAATGTGACTTTAGGATATGAATTATGGCGTCGATTCAATGGATTTCCAATTAACATAAATAGTAAGGAGCTATTAGTTAATAAAAATACCTCTAATTAA
- a CDS encoding MFS transporter yields MLKKNDFKTIFLTSIGGMLEFYDFVIFSLFAIVLGKTFFPAEESQALQALSAFTVFAVGYFARPIGGVIFGHIGDKYGRKKSFLLTILLMGLASFLIALLPSYKEAGIVATLLFVTLRIIQGAAIGGEIPSAVVFVKESLIKHGGLACGIIFCFINFGIFFAEITKTISTHFFSDDYAWRIAFIFGGIAAIISYFFRKEIHETAAFLNKKDEHKVPVLKLIVSEKIALIRAIAAISIFAMVIGFFSLFLPTYFTLNKISNSSNLILINLFVFSIVSIPAGFLADKFGALVILIIGAFGLLIFGSAFYIAMVNHSKYLLPIMLMNNIFMGMIVGVASNYASMLFSPSVRASGLGLSYNVTFAIFNGLFLVVASFGIAKGFMLMPLFLSIMVVITAIIILSLVKQPK; encoded by the coding sequence ATGCTTAAAAAAAATGATTTTAAAACTATTTTTTTAACTAGTATTGGTGGAATGCTTGAATTTTACGATTTTGTTATTTTTAGTCTTTTTGCTATCGTTTTAGGTAAAACTTTCTTTCCTGCAGAAGAATCTCAAGCATTACAAGCTTTATCAGCTTTTACAGTATTTGCAGTTGGCTATTTTGCTAGACCTATTGGTGGAGTGATATTTGGACATATCGGTGATAAATATGGACGTAAAAAATCATTTCTTTTAACTATCCTTCTAATGGGTTTAGCATCTTTCTTAATAGCTTTACTACCTTCTTATAAGGAAGCTGGCATAGTAGCTACACTATTATTCGTCACATTGAGAATTATTCAAGGTGCTGCTATTGGAGGAGAAATACCTAGTGCTGTAGTTTTTGTAAAAGAATCTTTAATAAAACATGGTGGTTTAGCTTGTGGAATAATTTTTTGTTTTATTAATTTTGGAATATTTTTTGCTGAAATTACAAAAACGATTTCTACTCATTTCTTTAGTGATGATTATGCTTGGCGTATAGCATTTATCTTTGGTGGAATTGCTGCAATTATAAGTTATTTCTTTAGAAAAGAAATTCATGAAACCGCTGCCTTTCTTAATAAAAAAGATGAACATAAAGTACCTGTTTTGAAACTTATAGTTTCTGAGAAAATTGCTCTTATAAGAGCAATTGCAGCCATCTCTATTTTTGCAATGGTAATAGGATTTTTCTCATTATTTTTGCCGACTTATTTTACACTAAATAAAATATCTAATAGTTCAAATCTTATACTTATTAATTTATTTGTTTTTTCTATTGTCAGTATTCCCGCAGGTTTTTTAGCGGATAAGTTTGGAGCATTAGTTATATTAATAATAGGTGCTTTTGGATTACTTATTTTTGGTAGTGCTTTTTATATAGCTATGGTAAATCACTCAAAATATTTACTCCCAATTATGTTAATGAATAATATTTTTATGGGTATGATAGTTGGAGTTGCTTCAAATTACGCTAGTATGTTGTTTAGTCCAAGTGTTAGAGCAAGTGGTCTAGGGTTAAGCTATAATGTAACCTTTGCTATTTTTAATGGACTATTTCTTGTCGTTGCTAGTTTTGGTATAGCTAAAGGTTTTATGTTGATGCCTTTATTTTTAAGTATTATGGTTGTTATTACTGCAATAATAATTTTATCTTTAGTAAAACAACCTAAGTAA